The DNA region CACCACTCACCCCTCTGGGTTTGACATTTTCATTCATATAAAGAAAGATACCAGCAGTTATTCTAAAGTCAACTCGATTCAGTTGGGCACTCTGCAGTTGGTGCGTATCTCTCCGTTGCTCCCGGTCAGCACGCCGATGCTGCCCATCCTCACCATCGCCAGCGCAAAGCTACTCGTGAAGACGGCCGAGTTGCTCGCGAACAGGTTTACctgcgccgccgccgccggcgtCGACACCAGCGTCTGGTCCGACGTGAACAGCCCCCTGTGCCTCAAGATGCCCTGGTAGTAGCTGTTGTCGAACCCGAGCTCGCTCGGCGGGTCCATCGGCACCTCGGTGTTGCTTCCCGCCGTCGGGCATTGCTGCTGCAGCTGAACCGCGTACGCGGGGTCCAGCGTCGGGTCGACTGCCGAGCTGCTGCTGAAGTTATAAAGCCTGCTGGTGAAGGCAGGGCAGTGAGCAATGCCAATGGTGTGTGCTCCTGACCGATTAAACATATACAAAATTAACTCAAAACAATATAACATTTATTAATTCTTCAAATTAATTATACAATTATTAGCGACTACTAATCAATACCTGAGAGGGTGATCATGTCGGATTGGGTCAACCCTTTCCTGGCGAAGATTTGAGTGAGTTGAACGAGTCGGAGATCGGGGCCAGGGAGCTCCGACGTGTCGCTTGCCAACGAAATCCTCCCGTCTCTTCTTCCACCAGGAACATCGTAGAAACCGCCTCCATACTGCAATCGCATATTACATTAATCCTTTACTCTccaaaatatatgtatatatatacactTAAACATCAAGAGATTGATCGAGCTAGCAAATGCATGCTTTAATTATATATGCATATATATACTTACGTGTGCAACGCTGTCTCGGGCAATGAAAGCGAGAATGTCGGCGCAGGAGACAACGCCGGGGCAGGCAGCTTCCAGCTTCGCCTTTGCATTATCGACGACTTGGAACGCTTCTTCCTCGATGGTTTGGTTGATCTCCGCGTCCTTCTCCGCCGTGTTCCCGTTCGCCGAAGCTATGAGAACCGATCCATCACACCCCTGCTCCATCAATTGAATACGATCAGAAACTTAAGTATAACATTAATTCAGACAGGGCGACGAAGCTTCGATCGATATGCAGTATATCGATCGATATATATATACTGACTCTGACAAAGCAGTCGTGGAAATGCATCCGGAGAAGGTCAGCGCCGATGTCGTCAGTCTGCTGGACAGCGTCATTGAAGGTTTGCCTGATGAGGGTTTCGGCGGTAGGGCAGGTTTGGGAGTAGAAGCCCACTCTGAGCTGAGCTGCTAGTACTGCATCGCTCATCAGGCAGAGGGCCATGCAGGAATAAACAACAATGGACGCTAACACCGCCATTGTTGCTTCTCTAAGCTTGTTCGATATTGGAATGGGTGGCAAGGTGCCCCTATTTATAGGAATCGTGGTGTGCACACACTGACTAGCTTTGCGCCAGCCCTCCATTGAAAGGTATAGAATTAAGGTGGCGATGGGTGATGGACAACTGCCAGCTACATAGCATTGACTCATGGCTTGTTTCCGGGCACAGTTCTTCGAGACACTTGATTTGCTAGTGGAATACTTCGTTCTAGAGGAATTGGAATTTAGATTTTCGTTATTTTACTAGATCTAAAATTAatagaatgaaaatgaatttagttTTGTCGGATTGTATCTCTATTCTCGTCTCGTGGATTGTTCATGCCTATTGTCCATTCTCCTCGACTAATTAAATTGATCACTAACTAGTCAAAGACGGTAGCTAGGCTCAATCTTACCAGGCTTAAGCTGAAAGGCAAACGATTTGACAAATTAAATCGGTCATAAACGTCGGCCGTAGAATTccataatatttatattataattgtagagtatttataaaaaaattatttaaaactacttATAATTAAACATAATTACTGTCTTAAAACTTGTATAAACAACCTTACTTGCATGCATGCTTGGGTTCTCTCAGGACGATCTAGTAATTAACATATGAGGTGTTATCATCATGAGATCTGGGGTTCAAATTTCGACAAAACTGAGATAAATATCTtacttatgtgctagtcattatttcaaagattaatagtcgtccgtgatttaccttctccatgTTGATCTTGAGACGAATTGACGTTGATGTTGAAGGTGAGCGTATTCACTTTTTATCATTAGTTGACTATTATTAAGCATGTCATGATAGCAACTTGAACAACTTAATCTCATAATTGGCTTTCTAGAATTTTGTTGACGAATgacatttaacttttttttttttttttttgttgagacTGTTAGATAACACCAAATGACAAATAATAGTTTTCATGATCACATTAATTTCTGTCTATATGGACACCATATATCCTCGCGGTGACTGTTAGTTAggttaattataaaaatatttttgcttaGATAAGCTATTGATAGTGATCAtatgtaataaaaaaatatattataaattttaagttagtgACACTACCTTTAAATAAATTATCAGACAATAACTTTAAAATATaactattattaattattttgagTTTTCTTATGTGTTTGGCCATGTACACTGTTGAACTGTCTCCCCGTTATCATTGGAGTTTTGTTGCGTGATTTCAGAGATACATTTcatctttattattttttcctaCCTTTTTTTCCATGGATTGCATTGACTAGGATCATGCTCAAGATGTGTATTACGTGGAAATTATTGTCTCGTTAGACATTGATGAGGAAGTTTTCTATCGTGATGCAGTTTGATCTGCGCCAATTAACATGCATGTGTAAGGGCGTATGGATCCAGTGAGCATTGAATCTTCAATGTTTAAATCATCACAGGTATTATGGAAGATTAAAAATAACAATTGCCGTCGATGGATCGGATGA from Zingiber officinale cultivar Zhangliang chromosome 4B, Zo_v1.1, whole genome shotgun sequence includes:
- the LOC121977693 gene encoding peroxidase 5-like; translated protein: MAVLASIVVYSCMALCLMSDAVLAAQLRVGFYSQTCPTAETLIRQTFNDAVQQTDDIGADLLRMHFHDCFVRGCDGSVLIASANGNTAEKDAEINQTIEEEAFQVVDNAKAKLEAACPGVVSCADILAFIARDSVAHYGGGFYDVPGGRRDGRISLASDTSELPGPDLRLVQLTQIFARKGLTQSDMITLSGAHTIGIAHCPAFTSRLYNFSSSSAVDPTLDPAYAVQLQQQCPTAGSNTEVPMDPPSELGFDNSYYQGILRHRGLFTSDQTLVSTPAAAAQVNLFASNSAVFTSSFALAMVRMGSIGVLTGSNGEIRTNCRVPN